A window of Aricia agestis chromosome 3, ilAriAges1.1, whole genome shotgun sequence contains these coding sequences:
- the LOC121740547 gene encoding uncharacterized protein LOC121740547 codes for MEDDTAWSEEKAFCLIDAYRVREILWNPQNENYFKKNLKQDAWSEIAKLMSMTVEKCNNKIVSLLSSYRREKLKEKKSKGTGKGASETYISRWFAYDALKFLDDRNTPRKRKNTESLHRSDLENTADQNVFTPPVLPNECSPKSAKQTRRDDNVLSDVMGILKTTANKLDNSIGISDTTKSFASFIGAKMTSYSPQTRTSVEHAIFEIIMKADRGYYESWRHQNNHAYGSHQDDYLSRARQNCVDLTGYSNRPSTSAGPPSGTNEAGPYGYTTARNEDTTDYPTNQPPLSVSSQESYTSSMDDFNDLM; via the exons ATGGAGGACGACACTGCGTGGAGTGAGGAAAAAGCATTTTGCTTGATAGATGCGTACAGAGTTCGTGAAATTTTGTGGAACCCACaaaatgaaaactattttaAGAAAAATCTTAAGCAAGATGCGTGGTCGGAAATCGCAAAGTTGATGTCAATGACTGTAGAAAAATGCAACAACAAAATTGTTAGTCTTCTCTCTTCATACCGCCGCGAAAAGCTgaaggaaaaaaaatcaaagggGACAGGAAAAG GTGCCTCGGAAACATACATAAGTCGATGGTTTGCCTATGATGCTTTGAAGTTCTTAGACGACAGGAACACACCGAGAAAGAGAAAAAATACG gAGTCACTTCATCGCTCGGACTTGGAAAACACTGCCGACCAAAATGTGTTCACCCCTCCAGTACTACCAAATGAATGTAGTCCAAAGAGCGCTAAACAAACCAGGAGGGATGACAATGTGCTCTCAGATGTGATGGGAATACTGAAAACAACAGCCAACAAATTGGACAATTCGATAGGTATTTCTGATACAACGAAAAGTTTCGCTTCCTTTATAGGGGCTAAAATGACTAGTTATTCTCCACAAACTAGGACTTCGGTCGAACAtgcaatttttgaaataattatgaaagcTGACAGGGGATATTATGAATCGTGGCGTCATCAAAATAACCATGCATATGGTTCACACCAAGATGACTATTTATCCAGGGCAAGACAGAACTGTGTGGATCTGACCGGATATTCTAATCGTCCCTCAACATCGGCCGGACCACCATCGGGCACAAACGAAGCGGGACCCTATGGCTATACTACGGCAAGAAATGAAGATACTACTGACTATCCAACCAACCAGCCGCCCTTGTCGGTCTCTTCACAAGAGTCTTACACGTCTTCTATGGATGACTTTAATGATTTAATGTGA